A genome region from Blautia coccoides includes the following:
- a CDS encoding flavodoxin family protein, producing the protein MSIAIVWSSANEDGLTASAKGAIAEGIRENGADVEEIYLNHLNLEHCRACGNGWGACRSKGVCVIEDDFEKTYGKLADAEGIVWITAVYWHDTTEAMKAFTDRLRRCETGHNGYLNQKRCFLIACAGGTGLGAVECLHNMEEALKHMGMRAYDRVPVIRFNKDYMLPALREAGRLYSRRLVDGFDMKY; encoded by the coding sequence ATGTCGATAGCGATCGTATGGTCAAGTGCCAATGAAGATGGATTGACGGCGTCAGCTAAGGGGGCTATAGCTGAAGGAATACGGGAAAACGGTGCTGATGTGGAAGAGATTTATCTGAATCATCTGAATCTGGAACACTGCCGTGCGTGTGGAAACGGCTGGGGTGCCTGTCGTTCCAAAGGGGTGTGTGTTATTGAAGATGATTTTGAGAAGACTTATGGGAAGCTGGCAGATGCAGAGGGAATTGTATGGATCACTGCTGTCTACTGGCATGATACCACAGAGGCCATGAAAGCATTTACCGACCGGCTTAGAAGATGCGAGACAGGGCATAATGGTTATTTGAACCAGAAAAGATGCTTTCTGATCGCTTGTGCAGGAGGAACCGGGCTGGGGGCTGTGGAATGTCTTCATAATATGGAGGAAGCGCTGAAGCATATGGGTATGCGGGCTTATGACCGTGTTCCGGTGATTCGTTTTAACAAAGACTATATGCTGCCTGCACTGCGGGAGGCAGGAAGATTATACAGCAGGCGGCTTGTGGATGGGTTTGATATGAAATATTAG